A genomic window from Anopheles ziemanni chromosome X, idAnoZiCoDA_A2_x.2, whole genome shotgun sequence includes:
- the LOC131290886 gene encoding zinc carboxypeptidase-like, with the protein MFGKVGCCVCMLIALTFSSTVEGHAGSQQVARYDNYRLYRVLLANVLHVEVFQQLEAKSDSFTFYGHARQPGQQLTIMVAANKVADFDDLLTRYSVEGLVLEHNVQGQIDREATTVKTIDAKPSEMDWDHYFHLETIYAWMDSLAEQHPFVSVLSIGQSYEGQSIKGIKLSRQAGNKAIFVEGGIHAREWISPATATYVLNQLIFSTDPAIVELSTAYDWFFFPIVNPDGYKYSFVGDRLWRKNRKPYGLCRGVDLNRNFDSNWGGIGSSDDPCSYDFSGNTAFSELEASALADFLHRSVKTERIRTYIALHSYSQLLMFPYGHTADQVPNYDDLKQITEQAIEAMTAVNGTEFKGGSKYETIYPSSGGSIDWAYHTGGIPVSLTFELRGPANSTDMFILPAEQIVPVGRETLAAFEAIVRESARLGYYD; encoded by the coding sequence ATGTTTGGTAAAGTGGGTTGTTGTGTTTGCATGCTCATAgcgctaactttttcttcaaccGTTGAAGGTCATGCAGGAAGTCAACAAGTGGCCCGATACGACAACTATCGATTGTATCGCGTTCTGCTGGCCAATGTGCTCCACGTAGAAGTGTTCCAACAGCTGGAAGCAAAGAGTGATAGCTTTACTTTCTACGGCCATGCCCGCCAGCCGGGACAACAGCTTACTATCATGGTCGCGGCTAACAAGGTAGCTGATTTCGATGATCTCCTCACCCGGTATTCAGTCGAGGGACTGGTGCTGGAACATAATGTACAGGGACAGATTGATCGAGAAGCTACCACAGTGAAGACGATCGATGCGAAACCTAGCGAAATGGATTGGGACCACTATTTCCACCTTGAGACCATTTACGCATGGATGGATTCGCTCGCTGAACAGCACCCATTTGTGAGCGTACTAAGCATTGGCCAAAGCTACGAAGGCCAGTCCATTAAAGGGATTAAACTTTCACGACAGGCTGGGAATAAGGCGATCTTTGTCGAGGGTGGCATACATGCTCGCGAATGGATTTCTCCCGCCACCGCAACATACGTTCTGAACCAGTTGATCTTTTCGACAGATCCGGCTATCGTCGAGTTGTCGACGGCCTACGATTGGTTCTTCTTTCCCATCGTCAATCCAGATGGCTACAAGTACAGCTTTGTGGGGGATCGACTTTGGcgcaaaaatcgaaaaccgtACGGGCTCTGCAGGGGCGTGGATCTAAACCGAAATTTCGACAGCAATTGGGGCGGTATCGGTTCTAGCGACGATCCGTGCAGCTATGACTTTTCCGGTAATACCGCGTTCTCTGAGCTGGAGGCGAGCGCACTGGCGGACTTCCTGCATAGGAGCGTAAAAACCGAACGCATCCGCACGTACATTGCGCTACACTCATACTCCCAGCTGCTCATGTTTCCCTACGGCCACACGGCGGACCAGGTGCCCAACTACGACGATCTAAAGCAGATCACCGAGCAGGCGATCGAAGCAATGACGGCGGTGAACGGAACGGAATTCAAGGGCGGCAGTAAGTACGAAACCATCTATCCTTCGAGCGGCGGCTCGATAGATTGGGCGTATCACACCGGTGGCATCCCGGTGTCACTCACGTTCGAGCTACGAGGACCGGCCAACTCGACCGACATGTTCATCCTACCTGCGGAGCAAATTGTCCCGGTGGGCAGGGAGACGCTTGCGGCTTTCGAGGCAATCGTGCGTGAATCGGCACGACTCGGCTATTACGATTAA
- the LOC131290796 gene encoding zinc carboxypeptidase-like, translated as MRFYFVFCLLLSAFMVNSAQVSNLARYDHFRLYRLFIETELQVKILQQLEDRSDSYSFMGHARQVNQNLTIMVAPHKIAEITELLERFELQGTVLLYNMQELIDREQLTIKPKTTPPAEFNWQYYHHLTTINQWLQLQVNTYGYLELIPLDESYEHQQLVGVKLAKNPENTAIFLECGIHAREWISPASCTFVLNELLTSTRPDVRNLADNFNWFIFPVVNPDGYRYTFERDRLWRKNTRPYGLCLGVDLNRNFASDWNGPGASSDPCRYDFAGGSEVSEPETQALTKFLRANVAEQRIRTYFSIHSFSQLIMFPYGYTTERAHNYNDLVAIGKKGSKAIEDTHSKKYRSGAMIETIYPSSGDSVDWVYSALDIPIAYTFELRGAPDSTNMFVLPADEIIPTAEELLAALVAMLEEATRLGYYSTGGNKMEL; from the exons ATGCGCTTCTACTTTGTATTTTGTCTTCTGTTATCGGCCTTCATGGTCAATTCAGCACAGGTTTCTAATTTAGCTCGATATGACCACTTTCGGCTTTATCGTTTGTTTATTGAAACCGAATTGCAAGTGAAAATATTGCAGCAACTGGAAGATAGAAGCGATAGCTATTCCTTCATGGGCCATGCAAGGCAAGTCAATCAAAATCTGACGATTATGGTCGCACCGCATAAGATCGCGGAAATAACCGAATTGTTGGAAAGGTTCGAACTCCAGGGAACGGTTCTG CTGTACAACATGCAAGAGTTGATTGATAGGGAGCAACTTACAATCAAACCAAAAACTACTCCACCGGCAGAGTTTAACTGGCAGTACTACCATCATTTGACTACGATCAACCAGTGGCTGCAGCTCCAAGTAAATACGTATGGATACCTGGAGCTGATTCCGCTGGACGAAAGCTACGAACATCAGCAGCTGGTGGGTGTTAAGCTAGCCAAAAATCCAGAAAACACCGCAATCTTTCTCGAATGCGGGATTCACGCACGCGAGTGGATATCCCCTGCGAGTTGTACATTTGTGCTAAATGAACTGTTAACTTCGACACGGCCGGATGTACGGAATTTAGCTGACAATTTCAactggtttatttttcccgtTGTCAATCCGGACGGGTATCGGTATACGTTCGAACGGGACCGTCTTTGGCGCAAGAATACCAGACCATACGGTCTCTGTCTGGGAGTGGATTTAAATAGAAACTTTGCAAGCGACTGGAATGGTCCAGGGGCTAGCTCTGACCCGTGCCGGTACGATTTTGCTGGCGGCAGCGAAGTGAGTGAACCGGAAACTCAGGCATTGACAAAATTTCTACGCGCGAATGTGGCTGAGCAGCGCATCCGAACGTACTTCTCGATTCACTCCTTCTCTCAGTTAATCATGTTTCCGTACGGCTACACTACCGAAAGGGCGCATAACTACAATGATTTGGTAGCGATAGGCAAAAAGGGAAGCAAAGCAATAGAAGATACGCATAGTAAGAAATATCGTTCAGGCGCTATGATAGAAACGATTTATCCATCATCCGGGGATAGTGTTGATTGGGTTTACAGCGCGCTCGACATACCGATTGCCTACACTTTCGAGCTCCGCGGGGCTCCTGATAGTACCAATATGTTCGTGCTTCCCGCCGATGAAATAATTCCCACAGCCGAGGAACTGCTGGCTGCACTAGTTGCAATGCTGGAAGAAGCGACACGCTTAGGATATTATTCAACtggaggaaataaaatggaacTATAG
- the LOC131291247 gene encoding facilitated trehalose transporter Tret1-2 homolog produces the protein MMENEERTPLITPAVVPNQSYYGGIEDARDAMSKFVVNNVAGESGRKLPQYIAGLAASGGALAAGTFLGWTAPTDKPLTEQMEYGFPVSAEAFSWIGSISNLGAAVMCFPIGYMMKLIGRKWSMLAMVLPLILGWLLIIFAENVAMMMVGRFFLGVGGGAFCVAAPTYTAEIAQPSIRGTLGTFFQLMVTVGILFVYAVGAGVDVQLLSIICGIIPLVFGAIFFFMPESPYYFVEKGRYSEASSSLKKLRGAQYDEAAEIEDLKQEDAKMKAESITILEAFRQKATIRALYISLGLMFFQQLSGINAVIFYNSDIFASANGGEEMSSASIIVGGIQVAATLVASVVVDKVGRRILLLVSDFMMAVSTILLAVYFQLKQDDPSKVADLSWLAVLSVCLFIAMFSIGYGPVPWLMVGELFANNVKAFASPVAGVFNWLLAFLVTKVFVNLKDAMGEAGVFWLFSGISLVGTVFVFFVVPETKGKSLNDIQRLLAGEKVNNSDQISFEAKSDDTVQQVA, from the exons atgatggaaaatgaagaaagaacTCCATTGATTACGCCTGCTGTCGTGCCAAATCAGTCTTATTATGGCGGAATCGAAGAT GCGCGCGACGCAATGTCTAAGTTTGTGGTCAACAATGTGGCGGGAGAGTCGGGTCGCAAGCTGCCGCAGTATATAGCGGGTCTGGCTGCCTCTGGAGGTGCTCTTGCGGCCGGAACATTTCTCGGCTGGACGGCACCAACCGACAAGCCGCTCACGGAGCAGATGGAATATGGGTTCCCCGTATCGGCTGAAGCTTTCTCCTGGATTGGTTCAATCTCCAATCTCGGTGCCGCGGTGATGTGTTTCCCTATCGGCTACATGATGAAGCTGATCGGTCGCAAATGGTCTATGCTGGCAATGGTGCTGCCCCTGATTCTTGGCTGGTTGCTGATCATATTTGCCGAAAACGTGGCAATGATGATGGTGGGCCGCTTTTTTCTTGGAGTGGGCGGTGGTGCGTTTTGTGTTGCAGCTCCAACTTACACGGCAGAAATCGCTCAACCTTCAATCCGTGGCACGCTCGGTACCTTTTTCCAGCTCATGGTGACAGTGGGCATCCTGTTTGTATACGCAGTAGGAGCTGGCGTCGACGTGCAGCTACTCAGCATCATTTGTGGTATTATTCCACTTGTGTTCGGAGCTATCTTTTTCTTTATGCCTGAAAGCCCATACTACTTC gtgGAAAAAGGTCGCTATAGTGAGGCGTCGAGCTCGTTGAAAAAACTTCGCGGTGCGCAGTACGATGAAGCTGCCGAGATTGAAGATTTGAAGCAGGAAGACGCGAAAATGAAAGCGGAATCCATCACGATACTGGAAGCGTTCCGTCAGAAAGCTACAATTCGCGCACTCTACATTTCACTGGGCCTGATGTTTTTCCAACAACTATCCGGCATCAACGCGGTCATTTTCTACAACTCCGACATCTTTGCTAGTGCCAACGGAGGCGAGGAGATGAGCTCGGCGTCTATCATCGTTGGTGGTATACAGGTTGCCGCTACGCTGGTGGCCTCTGTCGTGGTCGATAAGGTTGGGCGAAGAATTCTCCTACTGGTGTCGGACTTCATGATGGCCGTCTCGACCATCCTGTTGGCTGTCTACTTCCAATTGAAGCAAGACGATCCCTCAAAGGTAGCCGACCTTAGCTGGCTGGCAGTACTTTCAGTCTGCCTGTTCATCGCAATGTTTTCCATCGGATACGGTCCCGTTCCATGGCTGATGGTCGGTGAACTGTTCGCCAACAATGTCAAAGCGTTCGCCAGTCCGGTTGCTGGCGTATTTAATTGGTTGCTTGCGTTCCTGGTGACAAAGGTGTTCGTCAACCTGAAGGACGCCATGGGCGAAGCGGGCGTATTCTGGCTCTTTTCCGGCATTTCCTTGGTGGGCACAGTGTTTGTGTTCTTTGTGGTGCcggaaacaaaaggaaaatcgtTGAACGACATTCAACGACTTTTGGCAGGCGAGAAGGTGAACAATTCCGATCAAATCAGTTTCGAAGCTAAGAGTGATGATACTGTGCAGCAGGTTGCCTAA
- the LOC131290394 gene encoding SET domain-containing protein SmydA-8-like encodes MTLLCSICRAPAAQRCSGCQQVGYCGRDHQRQDWKAQHRHQCRRFKVVRSERLGRHLVATRSIRQGEIIYRDTPYAVGPKIANVPVCLGCNRNLVPLLTNTVQRFYECTQCGWPLCGNGCEGADQHRVECGVLSGSGYRPNIRPHPADPERRESAYCVIVPLRVLLLERTAPEKYAEIERFESHLEQRLASPLYGVLRSNLVPFVRSVLGLRQYSEDMILKVSAILDTNCYEIRQPLVKVRALYPLGAMLSHDCVPNTKHYFDDRLGMVLVATIDIPEGAVINVSYTQPLLGTLQRRLALRQAKCFDCSCDRCTDPTEFGTHVGGFRCPSCQQRIKVPKATGCDWVIPSDPASYRTDWRCQNRKCTYQEPAQEYARRCEKLQAELLALDRTEPDDYEAFLVRHEPILHGWNAYVLQAKYALTQLLAGRREQAPNDAPARRLVDLCRDLLGVAQKLEPGYGYFRTKLLLELANSLDGLRTRGVILSQEQQEYRSAREELERIAKTDPTVKVNPIPSPDYNPSVVNQP; translated from the exons ATGACATTGCTCTGCAGCATCTGCCGTGCTCCTGCTGCGCAACGTTGTTCCGGCTGCCAGCAGGTTGGATACTGCGGCCGGGACCACCAGCGCCAGGATTGGAAGGCACAGCATCGCCACCAGTGCCGTCGGTTTAAA GTTGTTCGTAGCGAGCGGCTCGGGCGTCATCTGGTGGCTACCAGAAGCATCCGGCAGGGCGAGATTATCTACCGTGACACGCCGTACGCCGTTGGGCCAAAAATAGCGAACGTGCCGGTATGTCTGGGTTGCAACCGGAACCTGGTGCCGCTGTTGACCAACACGGTTCAGCGGTTCTACGAGTGTACACAATGCGGTTGGCCGCTGTGTGGCAATGGGTGCGAGGGGGCGGACCAGCACAGAGTGGAATGCGGAGTGCTAAGTGGTAGCGGCTACCGGCCCAACATTCGCCCCCatccggccgatccggaaCGGCGCGAGTCGGCCTACTGCGTGATCGTGCCCCTGCGGGTGCTGCTGCTTGAGCGTACGGCGCCCGAAAAGTATGCAGAGATCGAGCGCTTCGAGTCGCACCTGGAGCAGCGTCTGGCGAGTCCGCTCTACGGCGTGCTGCGTTCGAATCTCGTACCGTTCGTACGATCGGTGCTGGGTCTGCGTCAGTACAGCGAAGATATGATCCTGAAGGTGAGCGCCATCCTCGACACGAACTGCTACGAGATCCGGCAGCCGCTCGTGAAGGTTCGTGCTCTCTACCCGCTCGGTGCGATGCTCTCACACGACTGTGTACCTAACACTAAGCACTACTTCGATGACCGGCTTGGCATGGTGCTGGTAGCGACGATCGATATCCCGGAGGGTGCCGTCATCAATGTGTCCTACACCCAGCCGCTGCTCGGGACGCTCCAACGGCGGCTGGCGCTCCGGCAGGCCAAGTGTTTTGACTGCAGCTGCGACCGGTGCACCGATCCGACCGAGTTCGGTACGCACGTTGGTGGTTTCCGGTGCCCAAGCTGCCAGCAGCGCATTAAGGTACCGAAGGCTACCGGCTGTGACTGGGTCATCCCAAGTGATCCCGCCAGCTATCGCACCGACTGGCGTTGCCAGAACCGGAAGTGCACCTACCAGGAACCCGCGCAAGAGTACGCGAGACGCTGCGAAAAGCTGCAGGCAGAGCTGCTTGCGCtcgaccgaaccgaaccggacgaCTACGAGGCGTTCCTGGTGCGTCACGAACCAATTCTGCACGGCTGGAACGCCTACGTGCTGCAGGCCAAATACGCTCTGACGCAACTCCTCGCCGGCCGGCGTGAACAGGCCCCGAATGATG CTCCAGCGCGCCGGTTGGTCGATCTTTGCCGTGATTTGCTAGGAGTAGCTCAAAAGCTCGAACCCGGCTACGGTTACTTCCGGACGAAATTGCTTCTCGAGCTGGCTAACTCGCTCGATGGACTGCGGACACGAGGTGTTATCTTGTCG CAGGAGCAACAAGAGTACCGTTCGGCGCGTGAGGAACTGGAGCGTATAGCTAAAACAGACCCAACAGTGAAGGTCAACCCGATTCCCAGTCCCGATTATAATCCGAGCGTCGTAAACCAACCTTAA